The following proteins are encoded in a genomic region of Arachis ipaensis cultivar K30076 chromosome B02, Araip1.1, whole genome shotgun sequence:
- the LOC107628285 gene encoding translin-associated protein X-like isoform X3, with protein sequence MSSKKVIFQVHRMSKYNKEEVLQKAEKDLAAVPDHYMSRLVKELQGTDFWKLRRAYSPGVCRYKSMLKQLLYAVSVKMLADLTGELMRLAISRISDGELEFAQKICRFTRDIYGELTVVVPHMGDSHDMKTKMEIMLQSVMKIENACFSVHVRGSEYIPLLGSNDPGSFLVGVADIEL encoded by the exons ATGAGTAGCAAAAAAGTAATATTTCAAGTTCACAG GATGAGTAAGTATAATAAAGAGGAAGTACTTCAGAAAGCCGAAAAGGATCTAGCAGCAGTGCCAGATCACTACATGTCCCGACTAGTCAAAGAATTGCAGGGTACCGATTTTTGGAAGCTACGACGAGCATACTCGCCTGG TGTTTGCAGATACAAGAGTATGTTGAAGCAACTACTTTATGCGGTTTCTGTAAAAATG CTTGCGGATTTGACTGGAGAACTGATGCGTCTAGCTATTAGTAGGATATCAGATGGTGAGCTTGAATTTGCTCAGAAGATATGCAGATTTACTCGTGATATATACGGAGAGCTTACAGTTGTAGTGCCACATATGGGTGATAGTCATGATATGAAGACAAAGATGGAAATAATGCTCCAAAGTGTCATGAAAATAGAGAATG CTTGCTTTAGTGTTCATGTGAGAGGATCAGAGTATATCCCACTTCTTGGATCTAACGACCCGGGTTCTTTCTTGGTTGGAGTTGCAGATATCGAACTATGA
- the LOC107628285 gene encoding translin-associated protein X-like isoform X2 — protein MLLSFNASFFRVSLFMASNSQTLNILMTLMSKYNKEEVLQKAEKDLAAVPDHYMSRLVKELQGTDFWKLRRAYSPGYKSMLKQLLYAVSVKMLADLTGELMRLAISRISDGELEFAQKICRFTRDIYGELTVVVPHMGDSHDMKTKMEIMLQSVMKIENACFSVHVRGSEYIPLLGSNDPGSFLVGVADIEL, from the exons ATGTTGCTTTCATTCAACGCTTCATTCTTCAGGGTTTCTCTCTTCATGGCTTCCAATTCACAAACGTTGAATATCTTAATGACGTT GATGAGTAAGTATAATAAAGAGGAAGTACTTCAGAAAGCCGAAAAGGATCTAGCAGCAGTGCCAGATCACTACATGTCCCGACTAGTCAAAGAATTGCAGGGTACCGATTTTTGGAAGCTACGACGAGCATACTCGCCTGG ATACAAGAGTATGTTGAAGCAACTACTTTATGCGGTTTCTGTAAAAATG CTTGCGGATTTGACTGGAGAACTGATGCGTCTAGCTATTAGTAGGATATCAGATGGTGAGCTTGAATTTGCTCAGAAGATATGCAGATTTACTCGTGATATATACGGAGAGCTTACAGTTGTAGTGCCACATATGGGTGATAGTCATGATATGAAGACAAAGATGGAAATAATGCTCCAAAGTGTCATGAAAATAGAGAATG CTTGCTTTAGTGTTCATGTGAGAGGATCAGAGTATATCCCACTTCTTGGATCTAACGACCCGGGTTCTTTCTTGGTTGGAGTTGCAGATATCGAACTATGA
- the LOC107628285 gene encoding translin-associated protein X-like isoform X1, whose protein sequence is MLLSFNASFFRVSLFMASNSQTLNILMTLMSKYNKEEVLQKAEKDLAAVPDHYMSRLVKELQGTDFWKLRRAYSPGVCRYKSMLKQLLYAVSVKMLADLTGELMRLAISRISDGELEFAQKICRFTRDIYGELTVVVPHMGDSHDMKTKMEIMLQSVMKIENACFSVHVRGSEYIPLLGSNDPGSFLVGVADIEL, encoded by the exons ATGTTGCTTTCATTCAACGCTTCATTCTTCAGGGTTTCTCTCTTCATGGCTTCCAATTCACAAACGTTGAATATCTTAATGACGTT GATGAGTAAGTATAATAAAGAGGAAGTACTTCAGAAAGCCGAAAAGGATCTAGCAGCAGTGCCAGATCACTACATGTCCCGACTAGTCAAAGAATTGCAGGGTACCGATTTTTGGAAGCTACGACGAGCATACTCGCCTGG TGTTTGCAGATACAAGAGTATGTTGAAGCAACTACTTTATGCGGTTTCTGTAAAAATG CTTGCGGATTTGACTGGAGAACTGATGCGTCTAGCTATTAGTAGGATATCAGATGGTGAGCTTGAATTTGCTCAGAAGATATGCAGATTTACTCGTGATATATACGGAGAGCTTACAGTTGTAGTGCCACATATGGGTGATAGTCATGATATGAAGACAAAGATGGAAATAATGCTCCAAAGTGTCATGAAAATAGAGAATG CTTGCTTTAGTGTTCATGTGAGAGGATCAGAGTATATCCCACTTCTTGGATCTAACGACCCGGGTTCTTTCTTGGTTGGAGTTGCAGATATCGAACTATGA
- the LOC107628285 gene encoding uncharacterized protein LOC107628285 isoform X4, with protein MSKYNKEEVLQKAEKDLAAVPDHYMSRLVKELQGTDFWKLRRAYSPGVCRYKSMLKQLLYAVSVKMLADLTGELMRLAISRISDGELEFAQKICRFTRDIYGELTVVVPHMGDSHDMKTKMEIMLQSVMKIENACFSVHVRGSEYIPLLGSNDPGSFLVGVADIEL; from the exons ATGAGTAAGTATAATAAAGAGGAAGTACTTCAGAAAGCCGAAAAGGATCTAGCAGCAGTGCCAGATCACTACATGTCCCGACTAGTCAAAGAATTGCAGGGTACCGATTTTTGGAAGCTACGACGAGCATACTCGCCTGG TGTTTGCAGATACAAGAGTATGTTGAAGCAACTACTTTATGCGGTTTCTGTAAAAATG CTTGCGGATTTGACTGGAGAACTGATGCGTCTAGCTATTAGTAGGATATCAGATGGTGAGCTTGAATTTGCTCAGAAGATATGCAGATTTACTCGTGATATATACGGAGAGCTTACAGTTGTAGTGCCACATATGGGTGATAGTCATGATATGAAGACAAAGATGGAAATAATGCTCCAAAGTGTCATGAAAATAGAGAATG CTTGCTTTAGTGTTCATGTGAGAGGATCAGAGTATATCCCACTTCTTGGATCTAACGACCCGGGTTCTTTCTTGGTTGGAGTTGCAGATATCGAACTATGA